One window from the genome of Pelobates fuscus isolate aPelFus1 chromosome 13, aPelFus1.pri, whole genome shotgun sequence encodes:
- the SYT11 gene encoding synaptotagmin-11 isoform X2, which produces MAEITNLTPSFDMSPIAAGFIGATVLVVSVSLTVFIWTCCHNRADKKNKNPPYKFIHMLKGISIYPETLSNKKKTIRIRKDKNLSSNDTTRGNLLADKAEAGLIDHEKGPNGLATATCVDQLSVKVDYGDEVSPVQSLISSGSKTSSLSSPEDDIMLGSLTLSVDYNFPKKALVVTIQEAHGLPVMDEQAQASDPYIKMTILPDKKHRVKTRVLRKTLDPVFDETFTFYGIPYSQLQDLVLHFLVLSFDRFSRDDVIGEVMVPLAGVDPSTGKVQLTRDIIKRNIQKCISRGELQVSLSYQPVAQRMTVVVLKAKHLPRMDITGLSDPYVKVNVYYGRKRIAKKKTHVKKCTLNPVFNESFIYDIPTELLPDISIEFLVIDFDRTTKNQVVGRIILGAHSVTANGIEHWQEVCDNPRKLIAKWHSLSEY; this is translated from the exons ATATGTCACCAATAGCAGCAGGTTTCATTGGTGCCACCGTTTTGGTAGTGTCTGTGTCTTTGACAGTCTTTATCTGGACCTGCTGCCACAACCGAGctgataagaaaaacaaaaacccacCGTATAAGTTTATACATATGCTGAAGGGCATCAGTATCTACCCTGAGACActtagcaacaaaaagaaaacaattcgCATCCGCAAGGACAAGAACCTGTCTAGCAATGACACTACTCGAGGGAACCTCCTGGCAGACAAAGCGGAGGCTGGTTTAATAGATCACGAGAAAGGTCCAAATGGACTGGCTACTGCCACATGTGTAGACCAACTATCGGTCAAAGTGGACTACGGGGATGAAGTAAGTCCAGTTCAGAGCCTTATATCTAGTGGCAGTAAAACCTCATCCCTTTCATCTCCAGAAGATGATATCATGCTTGGATCACTGACTCTTTCTGTGGATTACAACTTTCCCAAAAAAGCCTTGGTGGTGACAATACAAGAGGCCCATGGACTTCCCGTGATGGACGAACAAGCTCAGGCTTCTGACCCTTACATTAAGATGACCATCCTTCCAGACAAGAAACACAGAGTAAAGACACGAGTCTTAAGAAAGACTCTTGATCCGGTGTTTGATGAGACTTTCACATTCTATGGCATTCCATACAGTCAACTCCAGGATTTGGTACTTCACTTTCTAGTGTTGAGTTTTGACCGTTTCTCCAGGGATGATGTCATTGGAGAAGTCATGGTTCCATTGGCAGGAGTTGACCCCAGCACTGGGAAAGTGCAGTTAACCAGAGACATAATCAAAAGAAATATTCAG AAATGCATCAGTCGTGGGGAGCTGCAAGTCTCACTCTCCTACCAGCCTGTAGCCCAAAGAATGACCGTGGTGGTATTAAAAGCAAAGCATCTACCACGAATGGACATCACTGGTCTCTCAG atccatatgtcaaggtgaaTGTCTATTATGGCAGGAAGCGCATCGCAAAGAAGAAGACTCACGTCAAGAAGTGTACTTTGAATCCTGTCTTCAACGAGTCCTTCATCTATGACATCCCCACTGAACTACTGCCTGACATCAGCATTGAATTCCTTGTCATCGACTTTGACCGCACCACCAAGAACCAGGTGGTGGGTAGGATAATTTTAGGGGCGCACAGTGTCACAGCCAACGGCATCGAACATTGGCAGGAGGTTTGCGACAATCCCAGGAAGCTGATTGCCAAATGGCACAGTCTGAGCGAGTACTAG
- the SYT11 gene encoding synaptotagmin-11 isoform X1, whose protein sequence is MAEITNLTPSFDMSPIAAGFIGATVLVVSVSLTVFIWTCCHNRADKKNKNPPYKFIHMLKGISIYPETLSNKKKTIRIRKDKNLSSNDTTRGNLLADKAEAGLIDHEKGPNGLATATCVDQLSVKVDYGDEVSPVQSLISSGSKTSSLSSPEDDIMLGSLTLSVDYNFPKKALVVTIQEAHGLPVMDEQAQASDPYIKMTILPDKKHRVKTRVLRKTLDPVFDETFTFYGIPYSQLQDLVLHFLVLSFDRFSRDDVIGEVMVPLAGVDPSTGKVQLTRDIIKRNIQKCISRGELQVSLSYQPVAQRMTVVVLKAKHLPRMDITGLSGNPYVKVNVYYGRKRIAKKKTHVKKCTLNPVFNESFIYDIPTELLPDISIEFLVIDFDRTTKNQVVGRIILGAHSVTANGIEHWQEVCDNPRKLIAKWHSLSEY, encoded by the exons ATATGTCACCAATAGCAGCAGGTTTCATTGGTGCCACCGTTTTGGTAGTGTCTGTGTCTTTGACAGTCTTTATCTGGACCTGCTGCCACAACCGAGctgataagaaaaacaaaaacccacCGTATAAGTTTATACATATGCTGAAGGGCATCAGTATCTACCCTGAGACActtagcaacaaaaagaaaacaattcgCATCCGCAAGGACAAGAACCTGTCTAGCAATGACACTACTCGAGGGAACCTCCTGGCAGACAAAGCGGAGGCTGGTTTAATAGATCACGAGAAAGGTCCAAATGGACTGGCTACTGCCACATGTGTAGACCAACTATCGGTCAAAGTGGACTACGGGGATGAAGTAAGTCCAGTTCAGAGCCTTATATCTAGTGGCAGTAAAACCTCATCCCTTTCATCTCCAGAAGATGATATCATGCTTGGATCACTGACTCTTTCTGTGGATTACAACTTTCCCAAAAAAGCCTTGGTGGTGACAATACAAGAGGCCCATGGACTTCCCGTGATGGACGAACAAGCTCAGGCTTCTGACCCTTACATTAAGATGACCATCCTTCCAGACAAGAAACACAGAGTAAAGACACGAGTCTTAAGAAAGACTCTTGATCCGGTGTTTGATGAGACTTTCACATTCTATGGCATTCCATACAGTCAACTCCAGGATTTGGTACTTCACTTTCTAGTGTTGAGTTTTGACCGTTTCTCCAGGGATGATGTCATTGGAGAAGTCATGGTTCCATTGGCAGGAGTTGACCCCAGCACTGGGAAAGTGCAGTTAACCAGAGACATAATCAAAAGAAATATTCAG AAATGCATCAGTCGTGGGGAGCTGCAAGTCTCACTCTCCTACCAGCCTGTAGCCCAAAGAATGACCGTGGTGGTATTAAAAGCAAAGCATCTACCACGAATGGACATCACTGGTCTCTCAGGTA atccatatgtcaaggtgaaTGTCTATTATGGCAGGAAGCGCATCGCAAAGAAGAAGACTCACGTCAAGAAGTGTACTTTGAATCCTGTCTTCAACGAGTCCTTCATCTATGACATCCCCACTGAACTACTGCCTGACATCAGCATTGAATTCCTTGTCATCGACTTTGACCGCACCACCAAGAACCAGGTGGTGGGTAGGATAATTTTAGGGGCGCACAGTGTCACAGCCAACGGCATCGAACATTGGCAGGAGGTTTGCGACAATCCCAGGAAGCTGATTGCCAAATGGCACAGTCTGAGCGAGTACTAG